One Aegilops tauschii subsp. strangulata cultivar AL8/78 chromosome 7, Aet v6.0, whole genome shotgun sequence genomic window carries:
- the LOC109780079 gene encoding large ribosomal subunit protein eL42z/eL42y, whose product MVNVPKTKKTYCKNKECKKHTLHKVTQYKKGKDSLSAQGKRRYDRKQSGYGGQTKPVFHKKAKTTKKIVLKLQCQSCKHYSQRAIKRCKHFEIGGDKKGKGTSLF is encoded by the exons ATG GTGAACGTTCCGAAGACGAAGAAGACCTACTGCAAGAACAAGGAGTGCAAGAAGCACACCCTCCACAAGGTTACCCAGTACAAGAAAGGCAAGGATAGCCTTTCTGCTCAGGGGAAGCGTCGTTATGACCGCAAGCAGTCTGGATATGGTGGCCAGACAAAGCCTGTTTTCCACAAGAAG GCCAAGACAACAAAGAAGATTGTGCTGAAGTTGCAGTGCCAGAGCTGCAAGCATTACTCACAACGCGCTATCAAG AGGTGCAAGCACTTTGAAATCGGTGGAgacaagaagggcaagggaacaTCTCTCTTCTAA
- the LOC109785436 gene encoding uncharacterized protein produces the protein MSESEQRPVPRRESPWGLPEGDKRQPKAHRCNDRVEDVVQAAFEGNPFKTVPGPFKVFWQCMRSKPGEEPTVPFTYLQLDPPKRVEAKLD, from the exons ATGAGCGAGAGCGAGCAGAGGCCGGTGCCGAGGAGGGAGAGCCCGTGGGGCTTGCCGGAGGGGGACAAGCGGCAGCCCAAGGCGCACCGCTGCAACGACCGCGTCGAGGATGTCGTCCAG GCTGCCTTTGAAGGGAATCCGTTCAAGACAGTTCCAGGTCCATTCAAGGTCTTTTGGCAATGCATGCGCTCAAAACCTGG GGAGGAGCCAACTGTACCATTTACTTACCTGCAGCTGGATCCTCCGAAGAGGGTAGAGGCCAAGCTAGATTAA